Part of the Dermatophilus congolensis genome is shown below.
CGACTTCCTTCGTTGATTCCATCCTCGGACCAGACCCCGCCCGTAAGACCAACTTGCCTTCCTAGCAAGGCAACTCGTAATGCGGGGAATGTACCGGAGAAGCACAGCGGAATCACAGGATGAGCCTCTAACGTGGAACACGTGAGGGGATAAAAAGGGTGACAGCCCCGGCCGATCGGGCAATCGGCCGGGGCTTCTTTTTGCCATTTAGCGATGCGAAATATCTCTTACTGATGTCACCGAAAACACTTTTCCGCGACGCATACCAAGTACTTGAGTCCCCAAAAACACAAACACAACAGTCTTAAAACCCCGGTTCAGCACAATAAATGCCACTTCTACTGAATCTCACCTGTGCCATCACAGCAGTCACCACACCGAACAATCGGTCAGTGATGATGGATGGATGAGCCAGCACGGAGTCGGCCAGCGAATGGATCAACGCGTCACCGAAAAGCTGTCGATGACACCAGACCCACCACCGCAGAGGATCTTCCTCGCTGCCGGACTGCTCATCGCGGCTGGACTTCTCATGGCTGCCGCTGCCAGCAAAAGATGGTCTGCCTGCATAGGCAGTGACCTCACCGAAAAAACCTGCGGAGATCGCACAGGATCGGACTTTGATTTCTTTATCGTCTATCCCGTCACCGTTCACATTGCCCCCGCAGCATGGCTGTGCGGCATTGCCCTTGTCGCAGCCGCTGCCGCAATGGCCGCACTTCTCTACCGCAACTGCACTGTCAGCCGAGCCTGTGCCGCTATAACCGCAGTTATCCTGCTCTTAGGGGCTCTTATTACTTTCTGGGCAGCTCATACTGCCGTTCCGCAGCACATCGTTGCTTCCAACTTCTGGATAGACAGCTACCGATGGTGGGTATTTACCGTCGTCCTTCCGGTGACTGTATTCATCGCTCTATCTACCCGATTTTTCGCCCCCCTCGACTATGGGACCCGCCCAGTGCGGCGCCCGCCATCAGCTGCAGCACTTGCCATGTGGGGAAGCCTTTTCTTCACAAACCCTGTCCTATGTATTGCGGTGGCGGGATTCTTTCTCAGCGACGTTCATGGTGGAGTCACACCGTGGGCAGAGATGGTCTCGGCCCTAGCCTGCTTCGTCTCGGGGGCATTCGCGATCCTTGACGCCAAGCGTCATCAATACCGTCCAGTTGCCACATCTTGACCGCACCCATGTGGGTGCCGCCCCCGCCGGTCGAGTAGCCTGGGGCGGTGTTCAACTCTCTCTCGGATCGACTGACCGCAACGTTCACGAATCTGCGCGGGCGCGGCCGTGTGTCCGAGAAGGACGTCAACTCGACGATCCGCGACATCCGTATCGCCCTTCTCGACGCCGACGTAGCACTTCCCGTGGTGCGCGCCTTCACCAGCAACGTCCGTGAGCGCGCGCTCGCGGCCGAGGTTAATCAAGCCCTTAACCCGGGCCAGCAGGTTGTGCAGATCGTCCATGATGAGCTGATTGAAATTCTGGGGGCGCAGACCCGAGGGCTTCAGCTCGCTAAAAACCCACCAACGGTCATCATGCTGGCTGGTTTGCAGGGTGCAGGTAAAACTACTTTGGCGGGCAAGCTGGCGCACTGGCTTAAAGAGCAGGGACATACGCCGATGCTTGTTGCTGCTGACTTGCAGCGCCCGAATGCGGTGACGCAGCTGGAAATTGTGGGAGAGCGAGCGGGTGTGCCTGTTTTCGCTCCGGAGCGCGGGAACGTTGCTGGCTATGACGCTGCGGTGGAGTACGGCTCTGGCACGCGAGGGTATGGCGACCCTGTTGAGGTTGCGCGCCGTGGTGTTGAGGAAGCTAAGCATCAGCAGCGCGACGTAGTCATTGTTGACACTGCAGGACGTCTCGCTATTGACACTGAGTTAATGGCTCAGGCTCGTGATATTCGCGATGCTATCCAGCCAGATGAGACGTTGTTCGTCGTTGACGCCATGATTGGCCAGGCAGCTGTGGAGACTGCCCAAGCGTTCCTTTCTGGGGTGGACTACACCGGTGTTGTGCTCACCAAAATGGATGGTGACGCGCGTGGTGGTGCAGCGCTGTCGATTCGTTTCCTAACAGGTCGTCCCATCATGTTTGCCTCGACAGGCGAAAACATGACGGACTTTGAGGTTTTTCATCCGGACCGTATGGCCAGCCGGATCCTCGATATGGGAGATGTGCTTACTCTTATTGAGCAGGCGCAGAAGGCGTTTAATGAACGTCAGCAATCCAGCATGGCTCGTAAATTCATCGAAGCTGAGGACTTCACCTTCGATGATTTCTTGGAGCAGATGGCGGGCATCCGCAAGATGGGCTCGCTTAAGAGCTTGCTCAAAATGATGCCCGGTATGAATCAGATGCGTGATCAGCTGGATGCGCTGGATGAGCGAGAGTTTGATCGTGTTGAGGCGATGGTTCGCTCTATGACTCCCTATGAGCGCAGCCACCCGAAAGCTATTAACGGTTCACGGCGTGCACGTATTGCTCGTGGTTCGGGTGTGCATGTATCGGAAGTAAATGGGCTTCTGGAGCGTTTTGGTCAGGCACAAAAGATGATGCGCCAGCTGCGCAATGGTGGCGGCATGCCTGGTATGCCCGGGATGTCTGGTATGCCGGGGGCCGTAGGTGGCGGTAAGGGGAAGAAGAAGGGCAAAGCTGTCAAAGGCAAGTCCGGTAACCCTGCTAAGCGTGCACAGCAAGAGGCCGAGCTCAAAGCTAAGCGTGAAGCTGCCCGTCAGGCTGCTATCGATGCGGCTTTTGGCGGCGGCGCGGATGCTGAGACGACAATGGGAGCTCCTGGTGGGGCCTTCGGGGCTTTGGGAGGCGCTAAAAAGCAGCCGAGTGCCGAAGAGTTGATGAAGAACTTTGATCCAAACAAACTTCCGAAGAACTTCGGTGACTTTTTGAAGTGATCGGGTGAGGAACTTTCGCGCAGGCGCTGCTTTCTTCTCAGAAGAGCCGCGCCTGTGGCGTTTTCAGTGTTTTTTCTGGTCGGACATGGCTGCGCGAATGGCGTCGTCGTAGCTGGTGACTCCGCCAGGTGGTGTGCCGAGGTAGTCACGTATGTCGTTTTCTTTAGCGATGACATCGTGGACGAGGCTTCCCATAAGGGGGCGAGCTATTCCTGCGTCGATGGGGGTGACAAGGCCTACCCACCAGCTTGCGATGTCAGGTGTGAGCAGGGGGATGGGGAGCATGATGCGGGGAGTCAGTCTTGCTGCGGCTGCGTACCGCTTCATCATGTTTTCGTATGTGAGGATCTCGTCGCAGGCAATGTCGAAGGTGCGGTTTACATCGGAGGGAAGCGTGGCAGCACCGGCGAGGTAGTGCAGTGCATCTTTAATGGCGATGGGTTGGACTTGGTTACGTAGCCAGTTGGGCACGAGCATGAGCGGGAGTCGTTCAGTGAGATGTTTAAGCATCTGGTAGGAGACTGACCCTGCGCCGAGGACAACAGCGGCTTGCAGGCAGGCTGTGGGAACGGGGGAGTCGAGGAAGATCTGACCGACTTCAGCGCGGGAGGCCATGTGTTCGCTGAGGCGTTCGTGGTCGGGGTGGATTCCGCCGAGGTAGACAATTCGTTTCAGATGGGCACGTTCTGCAGCGTCGGCGAATGTGGTTGCCATTTTAACTTCTTGGGCACGGAAGTCTTTTGAAGAGTTCATGGAGTGCAATAGGTAGTAGGCGACGTCTGTGTCGGTCAGAGCGCGGTCGAGATCTTGGGGGGCTGCTGCGTCGCCTTCAATGATGGTGATGTTGTTTTTCCAGGGCCGATCATCCAGAGATGAGGCGTTGCGGGTGAGCACGTGAACGTGGTGCTTGTTGGCTAAGAGTTTTGGTACGAGTTCGCCGCCGATGTAGCCGGATGCTCCGGTGACAAGCACGTGGAGTGGTTGGGGCGTGTTGGTCATGTGGTTCACCTCAGGATCTGCAGTAGTGGGGGCAGGAGGAAAAGCATGGATCCGGACCAGCAGCAGTGCACGATGATTGGGCCCAGGATTCCTCCGGTGACGCGGCGTTGAAGTCCGGTGATGGTGCCCAGTAGTAGTGCGGCAAGGATGAGTAGAGGGATGCCGGAGGTTGCGGTGACGAGTACGTAGATGATGGTGCTGATGGCGACGGCGTGGCCTGGAGGTAGGGCGTCGTAGAGGGCGCCTCGAAAGTAGAGTTCTTCGCCGATGCCGTTGATGAGGGTGAGGAAGGCAACGATGAGCAGGTTGTTGCCGCTGGCATGGTTGAGCAGGTTGTCGACGGGGTTTCGAAGGGCTGGGATGTGTGCGATGGCTAGCGCCCCGGTGAGGAAGAGCGCGATGAGTATGGCGGCTAGGGTTAGAGATTGGATGATGGGGCTGCCAATAGTTTTTTTGCGTGTCCATGCGTGTCCGGCGTAGATGGGGCCGGAGATGGCTGCTCCAGCTACCCAAGTGAGGGCTAGTGCGAGAGTTGCCCAATGGAAGCTTGGGTCACCGGGTGGGATACGTAGGCTGATGGCCAGGATGCTGGTGCCTAGTGCCAGGGTGAGGGCCGCGGTGACGCGTCTGCGGGTGTATGTGGTGGGGGTGGGGTGGGTGTCAGGTACGGGGTTGAAGAGTGCAGCGTCGATGAATCGGCGCAATTCGCCCATGGGGTTCTCTCATGCGGTGGGGTCCTGGTGCGTTCTCGAGCGTAGACCTCGCGAGGGGAAGGGCTGCGTGTTTCCGTCGGGGTGTCTTTACGTGTGGCCTATTTAGTTGGGGTAGAGCGTTTTAGGGTGAACGGACGGCATTTTTCAGAAAGTGGGGTTCGGGGATGGCTGTGTCGGTTTTGTGGTTGCGCCGGGATTTGCGGATTGAGGATTTGCCTGCTTTGGGGGCGGCTGCTGCGGCCACCGATGGTGGTGTGGTTGTGCCGTTGTTTGTTTTAGAGACGCATTTGTTCAAGGGATGTGGTGCTGCTCGGTTGGCTGCACTGAGGGAAGCGTTAGTTTCGGCGCAGGAATCGTATGAGGGCAGGTTGTGCGTGCGTGTGGGGGATGCTGCGCAGGTGGTGCCTGAGGTGGTGCGGGAGGCTGGTGCGAGCAGTGTGCATGTGAGTGGGGAGTCCACGCCGTATGGGAGGGTCCGTGGTAAGCGGGTTTTGGAGGCGTTGGGTGAGGTACCGATGGTTGCGACAGGCACTCCGTATGCGGTTTCGCCGGGCAGGGTTCGCAAGAAGGACGGTACGCCGTACAAGGTGTTTTCGAGTTTTCATTCGGCGTGGCTGGATTGTGGTTGGGATCGCCCTTTTCCGGTGCCGCGAGGGCTTGATCTAGGGCATCGGTTGGATTCGGATGAGTATGAAGGGCTGTTGGGTGATGGGGATGGGCCTGAGGGGGTTGCGCATCCGGATGGATGGTCGCAGCGGTGGCAGGGGTTTTTGCAGGAGGGGATTGCTGAGTATGGGGATGAGCGGGATAGGCCGGGTGTTGATGGCACGTCGGGGATGTCTGAGCCGTTGAAGTTTGGTTTGGTGCATCCGCGGACGTTGCTGGCTGATGTGGCTGATTGTGCGGCTGCGGGTAGTGAGGGTGTGAGGACCTTTGTGAAGGAGCTTGCGTGGCGTGAGTTTTATGCGGATGTGTTGTGGCATAACCCAGATTCGGCGTGGCACGACCTGGGGGATGGGTTGGCTGGGATGGAATACGCGGATCCGCAGAAAGACGCGGTGACGGCGGAGTTGTTTGAGGCGTGGAAGGAGGGGGTTACGGGGTATCCGATTGTGGATGCGGGCATGCGGCAGTTGCGTGCGACAGGGTGGATGCACAATCGGGTTCGGATGATCACTGCGTCGTTCTTGACGAAGGATTTACACGTGTGGTGGCCCTATGGTGCGCGTTTTTTCTTGGAGCATCTGCGTGATGGGGATGTTGCTTCAAATAATCATAGTTGGCAGTGGGTTGCTGGTACTGGGACTGATGCGGCACCGTACTTTCGGGTGTTTAATCCGGTGAGGCAGGGGGAGAAGTTCGATCCGGATGGTTCGTATGTGCG
Proteins encoded:
- the ffh gene encoding signal recognition particle protein encodes the protein MFNSLSDRLTATFTNLRGRGRVSEKDVNSTIRDIRIALLDADVALPVVRAFTSNVRERALAAEVNQALNPGQQVVQIVHDELIEILGAQTRGLQLAKNPPTVIMLAGLQGAGKTTLAGKLAHWLKEQGHTPMLVAADLQRPNAVTQLEIVGERAGVPVFAPERGNVAGYDAAVEYGSGTRGYGDPVEVARRGVEEAKHQQRDVVIVDTAGRLAIDTELMAQARDIRDAIQPDETLFVVDAMIGQAAVETAQAFLSGVDYTGVVLTKMDGDARGGAALSIRFLTGRPIMFASTGENMTDFEVFHPDRMASRILDMGDVLTLIEQAQKAFNERQQSSMARKFIEAEDFTFDDFLEQMAGIRKMGSLKSLLKMMPGMNQMRDQLDALDEREFDRVEAMVRSMTPYERSHPKAINGSRRARIARGSGVHVSEVNGLLERFGQAQKMMRQLRNGGGMPGMPGMSGMPGAVGGGKGKKKGKAVKGKSGNPAKRAQQEAELKAKREAARQAAIDAAFGGGADAETTMGAPGGAFGALGGAKKQPSAEELMKNFDPNKLPKNFGDFLK
- a CDS encoding NAD(P)H-binding protein, whose product is MTNTPQPLHVLVTGASGYIGGELVPKLLANKHHVHVLTRNASSLDDRPWKNNITIIEGDAAAPQDLDRALTDTDVAYYLLHSMNSSKDFRAQEVKMATTFADAAERAHLKRIVYLGGIHPDHERLSEHMASRAEVGQIFLDSPVPTACLQAAVVLGAGSVSYQMLKHLTERLPLMLVPNWLRNQVQPIAIKDALHYLAGAATLPSDVNRTFDIACDEILTYENMMKRYAAAARLTPRIMLPIPLLTPDIASWWVGLVTPIDAGIARPLMGSLVHDVIAKENDIRDYLGTPPGGVTSYDDAIRAAMSDQKKH
- a CDS encoding CPBP family intramembrane glutamic endopeptidase — translated: MGELRRFIDAALFNPVPDTHPTPTTYTRRRVTAALTLALGTSILAISLRIPPGDPSFHWATLALALTWVAGAAISGPIYAGHAWTRKKTIGSPIIQSLTLAAILIALFLTGALAIAHIPALRNPVDNLLNHASGNNLLIVAFLTLINGIGEELYFRGALYDALPPGHAVAISTIIYVLVTATSGIPLLILAALLLGTITGLQRRVTGGILGPIIVHCCWSGSMLFLLPPLLQILR
- a CDS encoding cryptochrome/photolyase family protein — its product is MAVSVLWLRRDLRIEDLPALGAAAAATDGGVVVPLFVLETHLFKGCGAARLAALREALVSAQESYEGRLCVRVGDAAQVVPEVVREAGASSVHVSGESTPYGRVRGKRVLEALGEVPMVATGTPYAVSPGRVRKKDGTPYKVFSSFHSAWLDCGWDRPFPVPRGLDLGHRLDSDEYEGLLGDGDGPEGVAHPDGWSQRWQGFLQEGIAEYGDERDRPGVDGTSGMSEPLKFGLVHPRTLLADVADCAAAGSEGVRTFVKELAWREFYADVLWHNPDSAWHDLGDGLAGMEYADPQKDAVTAELFEAWKEGVTGYPIVDAGMRQLRATGWMHNRVRMITASFLTKDLHVWWPYGARFFLEHLRDGDVASNNHSWQWVAGTGTDAAPYFRVFNPVRQGEKFDPDGSYVRQWVPELAHVSGGAVHMPWKAPDGYACGYPLPVVDHAQERAEALRRYEAARR